The Trypanosoma brucei brucei TREU927 chromosome 2, complete sequence genome has a window encoding:
- a CDS encoding protein phosphatase 2C, putative (similar to Protein phosphatase 2C homolog 3 (EC 3.1.3.16) (PP2C-3). (Swiss-Prot:Q09173) [Schizosaccharomyces pombe;]) — translation MDLFGAYASHAQAVLCTPVRDKYSILMEDDKIRVGTSSMQGWRSTMEDAHAIHLSLPNLPLHISPHDAAMAAVFDGHSGCKTAQFAATHMARWITSSESFVSGNVENAIFEAFISGDAAIRRSMPHEQSGCTGNCIVLVQNNLYCGNVGDSRAVMCRGGVPLPLSEDHKPTLLREKERIKKAGCYVRNGRVNGILSLSRALGDFAFKDHHLKPEDQAISAVPDVLHVKLTPQDEFVVIACDGVWEKFSNERVVKFIREEVGDHGDLSLACERLMDSCLAPVSAAPGADNMTVIIVQFKSSFLKRVEDGFADDHSSNVKL, via the coding sequence ATGGACTTATTTGGAGCCTATGCTTCTCATGCACAGGCGGTGCTATGTACACCAGTAAGAGATAAGTATTCGATTTTGATGGAGGATGATAAAATTCGTGTGGGCACAAGTAGTATGCAGGGATGGAGGAGCACAATGGAAGATGCCCACGCCATTCACCTTTCCCTACCAAATCTTCCCCTTCATATATCTCCTCATGACGCTGCTATGGCAGCAGTCTTTGATGGACACTCGGGATGCAAAACGGCTCAGTTCGCTGCAACACATATGGCGAGATGGATAACTTCAAGTGAGTCGTTTGTTTCGGGAAATGTAGAAAACGCGATTTTTGAAGCCTTCATTTCGGGCGATGCAGCTATTCGGAGGAGTATGCCTCATGAGCAGAGTGGCTGCACGGGGAATTGCATAGTGCTAGTGCAGAATAATTTATACTGCGGTAATGTTGGCGATAGCCGTGCGGTTATGTGTCGGGGAGGGGTTCCCTTACCTCTAAGCGAGGATCATAAACCTACTCTTCTCAGGGAAAAGGAGCGGATAAAAAAAGCAGGATGTTACGTTCGAAACGGGCGTGTAAATGGTATACTGTCGTTGAGCCGCGCTTTAGGTGATTTTGCATTTAAGGACCACCATTTAAAACCTGAGGATCAAGCGATAAGCGCGGTTCCAGATGTTCTTCACGTGAAGCTCACGCCTCAGGATGAGTTCGTTGTTATCGCTTGCGATGGCGTGTGGGAGAAGTTTTCTAACGAAAGGGTTGTTAAATTTATTCGAGAGGAGGTGGGAGACCACGGCGATCTTTCGCTGGCATGTGAACGGTTGATGGACTCTTGCCTGGCTCCTGTGTCGGCTGCTCCTGGCGCGGATAATATGACCGTCATCATCGTTCAGTTTAAAAGTTCCTTTTTGAAGAGGGTAGAAGATGGCTTTGCCGACGATCATTCGAGTAATGTAAAATTATGA